The following is a genomic window from Caldicellulosiruptor danielii.
CAAGAATCAGACATGTATTTAAGACCAGACCTGAACACATTCACAATCTTTCCATGGAGACCGTCACCAAACAAAGTAGCAAGGCTGATTTGTGATGTTTACCTTCCAGATGGAACACCGTTCCCTGGCTGTCCACGCGGTGTGTTAAAAAAGATGCTCAAAAAGGCTGAAGAAATGGGATTTAAGTTTTTTGTTGGGCCAGAGATAGAATTTTTCCTGTTCCTTACAGACGAAAATGGCAACCCAACTTTGCAGACACATGACCAAGGCGGATATTTTGATTTAGCACCTGTTGATTTAGGTGAGGATGCAAGAAGAGACATGGTACTTACCTTAGAGGAGATGGGATTTGAGATAGAAGCATCTCACCATGAAGTTGCACCTGGCCAGCATGAGATTGACTTTAAATACGACGATGCACTCTATACAGCTGACAATGTTGTAACATTCAAGCTTGTTGTAAAGACAATTGCACAAAGACATGGTCTGCATGCAACATTTATGCCAAAACCAATATTTGGCATCAATGGTTCTGGAATGCATACAAATATGTCTCTTGCAAGGGTATCTGATGGTAAGAATGCGTTCTTGGACCCAAATGACAAGCTTCAACTTTCAAAAGAGGCATACTACTTCATTGGTGGGCTTATGAAACACGCAAGAGAGTTTGCACTTGTTACAAATCCGCTTGTTAACTCATACAAGAGACTTGTACCAGGCTATGAAGCACCAGTTTACATTGCATGGTCACCAAGAAACAGAAGTCCACTTATAAGAGTTCCAGCAAAGAGAGGTCAAGCAACAAGAGTTGAGCTCAGATGTCCAGACCCATCAGCAAATCCATACCTTGCATTTGCAGCAGTTTTGGCAGCAGGGCTTGATGGAATAAAGAACAAGATTGAGCCGCCAGAGCCAGTTGAAGAGAACATCTTTATAATGAGCGATGAAGAAAGAGCAAAGCATGGCATTGGTAGCCTGCCAGGAAGCCTTGAGGAGGCAATTAAAGAGTTTGAGAATAGCCAGCTCATGAGAGAGACTCTTGGCGACCATATATTTGAAAAGTACTTAGAGGCAAAGAAGCTTGAATGGGACGACTACAGAACAAAGGTACATCAATGGGAGATTGATGCGTATTTAACAAAGTACTAATTAATAAGTTTAGGCTGCCAACTCAAATGAGAGAAGGCAGCCTTTATTTGTATTTTAATTAAAGGATTAAAGATTTTTATGCTTTTTGAGATTAAGATACCTGTCAATGCTTTGGGCTGCTCTTTTGCCCATTCCCATTGCTAAAATAACAGTTGCAGCTCCAGTTACAATATCTCCTCCTGCAAATATGCCTTCGATATTTGTCATAAGATTTTCATCTACTTTAATTGAGCCATTTGAATTTAGCTCAAGCTCTGGTATTGCTTTTTTGACAAGCGGGTTTGGACTTTGGCCAATTGCAACAATGAAGTTGTCTGCTTCAAAGACAAAGTTTGAACCGTCTACAGGTTTTACACCTCGTCTGCCAGAGTTATCCGGGTCAGATAGTTTCATTTTTACAAGTTCTAAAGCTCTGACATGGCCCGACTCATCACCTATGAATCTTACAGGGCTTACAAGCTCAACTATTTTTATTCCCTCTTCTTTTGCATGAGCAATTTCCTCTTTTCTTGCAGGCATCTCAGCTTCAGTTCTTCTGTATAGAATATAAACCTCACTTCCAAGCCGTCTTGCAACTCTTGCTGCGTCCATTGCAACATTCCCGCCGCCAATCACACCAACTTTTTTACCAAGTTTGATTGGTGTATCATATTCAGGAAACTTGTATGCCTTCATGAGGTTTATCCTTGTTAAAAATTCATTTGCTGAATATATCCCGTTTAAAAGTTCGCCTTCAATGTTCAGAAAATTAGGAAGACCAGCACCAGAGCTTATAAATACAGCATCAAAGCCTTCCTGCTTTAAATCTTCTAAATCAAATGTCTTGCCGAATATCATGTTTGTTCTAAACTCAACGCCCATTTTCTTAAGATTTTCAATTTCCCACTCAACAACCTCCTTTGGAAGCCTGAATTCAGGTATTCCATAGTACAAAACTCCACCAGGCTTATGAAATGCTTCAAATATTGTAACTTCATAGCCCATCTTTGCCAAAGATGAGGCACATGAAAGCCCTGCAGGCCCAGAGCCAATTATTGCAACCTTTCTGCCATTTGGTTGAGGCTTTGAAAATTCAAACTTACAGTTTTGCCTGAACCAATCAGCCACAAACCTTTCAAGCTTGCCTATAGCGATTGGTTCACCCTTTATTCCACGAACACAGTTCTGTTCGCACTGAGTTTCCTGAGGGCATACGCGCCCGCATATAGCGGGAAGAAGGTTTGTCTCAAGTATTTTAAAGTAGCTTTCCTTGAATTTATATTCCTTAATCAGCTGAATGAACTCAGGAATCTTAACCTCGACAGGACAGCCTTTTACACACGGCGCATTTTTACACTGCAAACATCTTTGCGCTTCCTTAGCAGCTTCATCAGGTGTGTAGCCCAAGCACACTTCGTCAAAGTTGTGTATTCTCTCAACAGGTTCCTGTTCCTTGATAGGAACTCTTTTCAATTCGTCCAATTCTCTACTCCCCCAATCCAATTTTGCATTTGTGTTCCTTGTACGAGATATTTTCAAGGTCTTGATAATAGGAGTTTCTTTTCAAAAGTCCATCAAAGTCAACTTCAAATCCATTGAAGATAGGGCCGTCAACACAGGCAAACTTTACTTCATTTCCAATCTTTACTCTACATCCACCGCACATCCCTGTCCCATCCACCATAATTGGATTGAGACTGACCAAAGTTTTTATTGAAAACCTTTTTGTTATGTCAACAACAGCCTTCATCATTGGAACTGGGCCTACGGCAAATATTTCGTCATACCTTTTTCCACTTTCTAAAAGCTCATTCAAGATATCTGTAACAAATCCTTTTTTTCCATAGGAGCCGTCGTTTGTGGAGATGTATAGATTATTGCAATATTTTTTTAGCTCATTCTCAAAAAAGATATTTTCTTTTGACCTTCCACCGATGATGATGTCTATGTTTTTGCCCTGGCTATGAAGCATCTTTATTTTTGAAAATATTGCTGGTATTCCAAGTCCACCCGCAATGAAGAGGTAATCTTTATCTTCCGGGCTGTGCTCATATGGCATACCAAGCGGCCCGACAAAATCAATAACTCTGTCACCGGGATTTAGCTGGGATAAAAGTGAGGTTGTTTTTCCCACAACCTGAAATATGATGTATACTATTCCTTTTTCATTGTCAAAGTCTGCAATTGTAAGAGGAATTCTTTCACCGTTTTGTGTAACTCTTAAGATAACAAACTGACCGGGTTTTGCCTTTTTTGCAACCAGTGGAGAGTATATTCCCATGAGCCACACATTTGGTGCTAAATTTTGCTTTATAAAAATCTCATTCATCTTTTATCACCTACGTCAAAGACAGATTTTAATATATAGTACCAAAAAAGCTCTGAAAATTCAAACATAAAGTTTGACAAAAACTTGACTATTACTCTTTTGTAGGGAAAGCTTCTTTGAGATGTAGCATATAATCCTAAGTAAGAGGAATGTTCTGGAGGACAAGAATTTGAAGGAGGATATTGAAAAAAGAGTGATTTTGGCAGCAGAGATTATGGTTAAATACAATGCAACTGTTAGAAAGGTTGCAAGAATTTTGGGTGTGTCAAAATCCACAATTCACAATGACCTTACAGAAAGACTTTTGTACATCGACAAAGGGCTTTACAGGCAGGTAAGAGCTATATTGGAGAAGAATAAGCAAGAGAGGCACATAAGAGGAGGGCTTGCAACCAAGAGAAAGTACCTTATAAAAAAATCACAGCTTCTTTCTAAAAATAGTGGTATAATATAGGTTATAAAATTGCCATGCAGGAGAGGTCAGAAGATGAGAGCAAGCTTTGAGGAACTTGTAGAAATAATGGACATACTCAGGAACAAATGTCCGTGGGATAGGCAGCAGACACATGAAAGTCTTAAAAAGTACCTCATCGAAGAGACATATGAGGTTATTGAAGCCATAGACGAGAAAGACTTTATAAAACTTAAAGAAGAACTTGGAGACCTGCTTTTACAAGTAGTATTTCATGCCAAAATTGCTCAGGAAAACGGTAAGTTTGATATCTACGAGGTTATTTATGACATCTGTCAGAAGATGAAGAGAAGGCATACACATGTATTTGGTGGCGACAACTTTTCAACCGCTGAAGAGGTGCTTCAAAACTGGGATAAAATTAAAAACAGTGAAAAAGAAGTTGAAACGGTTACAGACAGCATGAAAAGAATTCCAAAACATCTTCCAGCTCTTATGAGAAGTTATAAGGTTCAAGAAAAAGCAGCTAAAGTGGGATTTGATTGGGAAAGTTATGAAGGTGCTCTGAATAAGGTGTATGAAGAGCTTGAAGAGTTAAAAGAGTGTTTGTCGAAGAATGAGAAAAAAGAGAAGATTGAAGAAGAAATTGGTGATATTCTTTTTGCGGTTGTGAATATAGCCAGATTTTTCAATGTTGATCCTGAAGAAGCCTTGCACAGAACAGCTGAGAAGTTCATAACCAGATTTTCTTATGTAGAGGAAAGTGTATCTAAACAAGGCAAAAAATTGAATGAAATGAGCCTTGAAGATATGGACAAATTTTGGGAAGAGGCAAAAAAAGTTTAGAAAAGGCTTGAAAAAAGAAGGATTTTTGATATAAATATAGAATAGAAATATTTAGAATATCACAAAATACGCGAGGAGGTAAGAAAAAATGAACAAAACAGATTTGATTTCGGCAATGGCAGAGAAGAGCGGTCTTACAAAGAAGGATGCTGAAAAGGCACTCAATGCGTTTGTAGATGCGGTAACAGAGGCACTCTCTAAGGGGGAAAAGGTTCAGCTTGTTGGTTTTGGTTCATTTGAGGTAAGAGAGAGGGCAGAAAGGGTTGGTAGAAATCCTCAAACTCAAGAAGAGATAAAGATTCCTGCAACAAAGGTACCTGTATTCAAAGCAGGCAAGATGTTGAAAGATGCTGTTGCAAAATAGGTTTTTTGGTCGATATAGAGATTTTTAAAAAAGAGGGGCTAAACTTTACTTTAATGTTAACTCGGCTGCAGCCAGTTTTTAGCTGCAGCCATAAATTTTTCACCACTTTTATAATTTTTCAGAAGGCTCAAAGAAGGTGGGACTTTAAAAAATGCGAATAGACAAGTATCTGAAAGTGTCGAGAATTATAAAAAGAAGGACTTTGGCTCAGCAAGCATGTGAAGCGGGAAGAGTATTTGTGAATGGAAAAGTAGCAAAACCATCAACAAATGTAAAAGTTGGCGATCTCATTGAGGTGCACTTTGGTGATAGGATATTTAAATGCAAAGTGACAAGCGTTGATGAAAAGGTCCAAAAGAGTCTGGCAAGTTCAATGTATGAAGTAATGGAATAAGTTTTTCTGAAGAGGTTTTGACATAATTTTTTGTCAGGAGAAATATAGTTATTATTGTGATACTGAGAGTATTTTTTGAAGGATGCCACATGGTAATGGATGAAAGAAAAAATATAAAATCCAAAATTCACAGTGTGCTTATTGAGAACAGGGAAAAGATAACAATAAATGGTGTTGACGATGTTGAGAGCTTTGATGAGAACAATATCATCTTGATTGTCAATGATGAATTGCTTGTAATAAAAGGATTTGACCTTAGAATAAATAAAATAAACACAGAGACGGGTGAGGTATTCATAGAAGGGCAAATTTATTCGCTTGAATTTGGTGAAAGTCCTAAAAAAGGTTTGCTCTCACGACTTTTTAAATGAGAGGCGAAAAAGATTGCCGGCAAGCGTATTTGAGCAAATTTCGGATTTTACAAGCTGTTTTTTCCTTGGGTTTGCAGTAGGAGTTGTATTTGATTCGTTCTTTTTCAAAAGAATATTGAAACGCCGCACAAAAGAACTTTTATTTTTTATATCTTCGATTATATCCACGGCAATATTGATAGCAGGTCTTATGTTTATAAATTTTTATACACTCAAATGGTACACTTTTTTGGCAGTAACTTGCGGTATTTATGTTCACAAAAATACCATTTCACCACTCTATAGAGGATTTTTAAAAAAGGTGAACAAAGTTTTATCTTTTAATAAAAGATAAATTGTGATAGAATATAACTACACTTTTGAGAGTTTCCAAAAAGGAAGACAAGCCGTGAAAAAATTATTTAAAGTTCTCAAGCGAGTTTTTGTGCTTATATTTGTAATAGCCTTTTTTGTATATTCTGCTACTACAGTTTTTAAACAGCAAATGATTTTAAGACAGGTAAAGGCTCAGCAGCGGGAAGTTATTGTCCAGATAGAAAAGATTAAAAAAGAAAATGAATATCTAAAAAGACTTGCACAGTATGTTGGTACAAAAGACTACATTCAGCAGGTAGCAAGGGAAAAGCTTGGGCTTGTTGGCAAGGATGAGATTGTGTTTATTGATAAGAACAAAAAGAAAAAAGAGTAGAGGAGGCTATTTTGTGTCAATCAAAAGAGGTCAAATATTAGAAGGTATTGTAAAGGGCATTACACATTTTGGTGCTTTTGTCGAGTTACCAAGTGGCAAAGTTGGGCTTGTTCACATCTCAGAAGTGGCAGAAGAGTATGTTGAGGATATAAACAAGTATTTAAAAGAAAATCAAACTGTTAAAGTAAAGGTTATTAATGTAAAAGAAGATGGTAAAATCAGCCTATCAATAAAGAGAGCTAAGGAAACAATAAGAAATGAAAGCGAGAGAAAAAGAGCTAAAGATGATTTTGAAGCAAAACTTTCAAAGTTTTTAAAAGATAGCAATCAAAAGATAGTAGAGTACAACAAACGATTTGACGGGAAAAGAAGATAACAGCCTGTTTTAAAATTGAAACAGGCTTTTAATTTAGAAAAAGTATGTCAAAAAAATATCAAAAGAAGATAAGGGGGAGAAAAATTGTTCAAAAAGAAGAACATCTCACTTGCGGTTGTAAGAAGGTTGCCAAGGTATCTTAGATATGTTGAAGACCTTTTAAACCATGATATTATGAGAATATCCTCATCAGAGCTGAGCCAAAGAATGGGTTATACGGCTTCCCAGGTAAGGCAGGATTTCAATAATTTTGGCGGGTTTGGACAGCAAGGATATGGTTACAGCACACAGGTTCTTTATGAGAATCTAGTAAAAATTTTGGGGCTTGATAGAAATTTTAAAATGGTCATTGTAGGTGTAGGTAACCTTGGACAAGCATTGGCAAATTATGCTAACTTTTATAAAAAGGGTTTCAGACTTATCGGATTATTTGACATTGACCCTCAAAAGGTAGGGAAAACTATCCGCGATATAAAGATTGAACATATTGACAAGCTTAAAGATTTTATCAAAAAGAATGATGTTGACATAGGTGTTCTATGTGTGCCAGCAGATGTTGCTCAGGAGGTTGCAGATATAATGGTTGAAGGCGGGATAAAGGGTATTTGGAATTTTACTGCAAAAGAGATTGAAGTAAAAGGTGATGTAGTTGTTGAGAATGTACATCTGATTGACAGTCTGATGGTACTGTCGTACAAGCTAAATGAAAAACTTCTTGAAAAAGAAAGAATAAAGTAAGACTTGAGGTGAAATGGATGCGATATATAAGCACAAGAGGAAATAAAGAGGTGCAGGCAAAAGAAGCTATTTACAGGGGAATAGCTGAGGATGGAGGGCTTTATACCCCTGTTTCAATTCCACCTTTTGACATAGAAAAAATAAAAGACATAGACTCTTACGCAAATCTTGCAAAATATATATTTGGGCTATACCTTACTGATTTTACAAAAGAGGAGATTGCTGATTGCATTGACAAGGCGTACAGTAGTGGCAGGTTTTACACAAAAGATATTGTGGCTATCAAAAAGCTTGACAGAAACATTTTTGCTCTTGAGCTTTGGCACGGTCCGACGTACGCTTTTAAAGACGTTGCTTTGCAGGTTCTACCTCATCTTTTGTTAAAATCAATGCCCAGTTTTTACAAACAGGCGCTAATACTTGTTGCAACATCAGGCGATACTGGCAAAGCTGCCTTGGAAGGGTTTAAGGATGTTGATAGAACAAAGATAGTTGTGTTTTATCCATCTGAGGGTGTGTCAGATGTTCAGAAAAGGCAGATGACAACCCAGGAAGGCAGAAACACTTTTGTTGCCGGGATAAAAGGCAATTTTGACGATGCTCAATCTGGCGTGAAGGAGATTTTCACAAGCAAAAAATGCATAGATACAATCGAAAATTTGGGGTTTTTCTTTACCTCTGCAAACTCAATAAATTTTGGTAGGCTTCTTCCACAGATTGTATACTATATCTGGAGTTATATAGAGCTTTTGAAGGCTGGAGATATATCTGAAGGTGAAAAAATAAACTTTGTTGTTCCGACAGGCAATTTTGGCAATATATTGGCGGGTTTTATTGCAAAGCTTATGGGAATTCCTATAAATAAGCTGATTGTTGCTTCGAACATAAACAGTGTTGTTGCAGATTTTATCAGGACAGGCTTATATGACAGAAGACGCGAGTTTTACAAAACAATCTCACCTTCAATGGATATTCTTGTTGCAAGTAATTTGGAGAGGTTATTGTATTTGGTAACAAGAGATTCAGAAAGAGTTAAAAAATACATGTTAGATTTGAAAAGTGATGGGTATTACAAAGTTGAAGAAGAAGTTTTAAAAGAGATTCAGGAAAGTTTCTGGGGTGATTTTTCCACAGATGACCATACAAGAAATAGCATAAAGACTATTTACCGCGAATATGGTTATCTTGTTGACCCGCACTCTGCTGTTGGGTTTGATGTTTATACCAAGTATCAAAAGCAAACTTCTGATAACACAAAAACGGTTGTAGTACAAACTGCAAATCCTTACAAGTTTGCAAAAGATGTTTTGAACGCTTTGTTTGATGGTGAATATAATAATATTGACCCGTTTGAAGCGGTAGAAACTTTATACGCAAAGACAGGTACTGAGGTTCCTGAGGGGATTAAAAGTCTTCATTCAAAGCCAGTTTTGCATCCTGACGTGATAGAAAAAGACAAGATGTTTGATTTTATATTAGAGAAAATAAGAGATAATTAAAGAAATTTTAAAAAAGGACCCGGAAAACATAAAATTTTTGCCGAAAAAGGGTTGAAAAATGAAAAAATTGTGCTAAAATAGAAGTTGAAAAAATGAATATTGCAAGATATCTCGGTAGGCGAGGCTCCTACAGGGATATAGGCTGCTGCCGCGAAAGATTGGAGACAATCTGAGCTGGTGAACAGGTTTTGCCGAAACCAAGGCATAACCTAATGCAGCTTTTTATGCCGTGTAGTGCCAAAGCTTGTACGAGGTAGCTTTAAAAAGGGCTGAAGTGTGCTTTCACCTCGTTTTTAAGCTTTGGGTGAAAGCACTTTTTGTTTCTCATTCAAGTGATGTGTAAAAGTTTTGCTACTGTAAAAATTCTTTTTAAAAAGGAGTTGAGAGAAAAGATGGATTCTGGTCCTGTGAGTAAGCAGGATTGGGCAGAAAAAGTGAACCATTCTTTAAAAAATGTGGAGGGGTGCTGATTTTTTCTGTTTCTGGAGAAAATAAAAGGGATAAATATACCCTTTTTGGGATAGATTTTTAAAGGCTATTAGCACCCCTCCACGAGGTTACAAGAAATTCAAAAAAGGAGGGGTGCTAAAATGCCAAACGTCACAAGCTTTTATCTTAGCAGAGTAATTGGCAACAAGGTCTTTTCAGAAGAAAAGAAGGTTGTAGGAAGGCTTTTAGACTTAGTTGTTGATGCAAGTTATATTAGACCCAAAGTGATTGCTGCAAAGGTAAAAAGCGGCGGTCAAACCCAAATTGTGGATTTTTCGTTTTTCATAATCTATAAGGAAAAAGGTCAGTACGTGATTGAAACAAGGAACTTAAAGCCAATCGATGTGAAAAAAGAAGACACCATTATGCTTGTTCGTCATATACTTGACAAGCAGATTGTTGACATGAACGGCAGAAAAGTTGTGAGAGTAAATGATATAAGACTTGCAGTACTTTCTACAGGTGTTTATGTAATAGCTGTAGATATCGGTCTTGAAGGACTTTTGAGAAGGCTTGGTCTTGCAAAGCCCCTGAAAAAGGTGCTAAAACCGCTTGGCAAAAACATTCCTTCGCGCTTGATTTTGTGGGATGATGTGCAGCCACTTGCAACACCGAAGCTTGATTTAAAACTTTCAACCACATATTCAAAGCTTGCTACCTTGCATCCTTCGGATTTGGCCGACATCATTGAAGAGCTTGACAAAAAGACGCAAGCTTATATCTTTTCGACCTTGGATGAGGAAAAGGCTGCAGATGTTTTGGAAGAGCTTGAGGTTGAAGCACAGAGAAATGTTTTAGAGAGTCTTCCTGTGGAAAAGGTGGCGGATTTGCTTGAGAAAATGCCGGCTGATGAGGTTGCAGATATTCTGGACGAGATAAAAGAGGAAAGAGCAGAAGAGCTTTTAAATAGCATGGAAAAAGAAGCATCAGAAGAAGTCAAAGAACTTATGGAGTATCCCGAAAACAGTGTTGGCTCGATAATGACAACCGATTTTATCTCATTCAAGACACATTTCACAGTTGAGCAGACAATAGAGGAGCTAAGACGCTTAAAACCTGAACCAGATGAAATTTATTACCTGTATGTTGTTGACAATGATGAAAGGCTTTGCGGAGTTGTATCTTTGCGCGACTTGGTAATCTCTGAGCCTCAAACACCGCTTTATGAGATAATGAACAGGGATGTGGTTTGTGTCAAAGACACTGCTAATGTTAATTCTCTTGTTGAAATTATTTCAAAATATAGTCTTCTTGCTGTGCCTGTTGTGAATGAGAGCAAGAAACTTATTGGAGTTGTCATTATAAACGACATTGTATACGAACTGTTGAAGATGAAAAGAAAATTGCTATTGTAAATAATGGTTAATACCAAAGAGGTGATATAAAGGTGCCACAGATAATAAGAAGCACCAGACTAAGAAATATTCTTTTAATTTTAAGTGTAATTGGACCAGGGCTTGTGACTGCAACAGCTGACAATGATGCATCGGGTATCGCAACATATGCAATGGTAGGTTCCATGTTTGGTTATAAGATGCTGTGGGGACTTTTTCTTATAACCATAAGCTTGGCAGTAATTCAAGAAATGGCGGCAAGAATGGGTGTTGTAACAGGTAAGGGTTTGTCTGACCTTATCAGGGAAAACTTTGGTGTAAAAATGACTTTTTTTGCAATGATGGCTCTACTAATTGCTAACTTTACAACAACAGTTGGCGAGTTTGCGGGAATTGCAGCAAGCCTTGAGATATTTGGTATATCAAAATATATCTCTGTTCCTCTTACTGCCATTTTTGTATGGTATATTATCAATAAAGGTTCGTATAGAAAAACAGAGAAGTTCTTTTTAGGTCTTATGGTAATTTATGTTAGCTATATAATTTCAGGATTTTTAGCCAAACCTGACTGGAAAGAGGTTTTCAAAAACACATTTGTGCCCTCATTTAGCTTTGAGCCCAGTTTTATATTGATTTTTATTGCAATGATAGGGACAACGATAACGCCATGGATGCAGTTTTATTTACAGTCATCTGTTGTGGATAAAGGGGTTGATGTTAAGAACCTTAAGTACCAGCGATGGGATGTGTTTTTGGGAGCATTCTGGACAGACTTTATTGCTTTTTTCATAGTTGTTGCAACAGCAGCAACACTTTATAAACATGGCATTAACATTGAAACGGCAGAAGATGCTGCAAAGGCGCTTCAGCCATTTGCAGGAAAATATGCGTCAAGCCTTTTTGCGATAGGGCTTTTTGGTGCATCGCTTCTGGGTGCACATATTCTGCCACTTTCAACAGCGTATGCTATAACTGAAGCATTTGGGTTTGAAAATGGACTTGACAAAAAATTCAAAGAAGCGCCTGCATTTTATGGGATAATACTCCTTTTTATTGTAATAGGTGCGGGAATAATTTTAATTCCAAATATACCATTAATTAAGCTTATGATAATAGCTCAGGAGATAAATGGAATTTTGCTTCCAATAATTCTCATTTATATGCTTAAGCTCACAAACGATAAAGAAGTCATGGGTGAATATGTGAATTCAAAAACATTTAATATAATTGCATGGGTGACAGTTGTGTTCATAATAATTTTAACATTGATTTTGCTTGTACAGCCATTCTTGAATATATAAAGATTAACCATTAATCTTTTACACGGTTTTTTGATAAGGAAAATTTTAAAAATTTGATTGTAAAGTAGTTTTGCCGCAGATGGTTTTTCTGAAGTTACTATCCTTGCGGCTTTTCTTTTTCTTCACTTGACATGAAGCACATCTTTGGTTTATAATTGACAAAAGTTAAAATGTACAAGCATAAATTGAAGTGGTTTGAATTAAAATTAATCATAAAAATAAAGTCTATTTTCTTTTTGAAAAAGGGGAGGAAAAAATGGCAAGAGAAATGGATACAGCAAAATATCAACTTTCTCGTGAAGCATATGAAAAGTACTTAAAAGAGCTCGAAAATTTAAAGACAGTCAAAAGGAAAGAAGTTGCAGAAAAGATAAAGGTTGCACGCTCGTTTGGTGACCTTTCAGAAAACTCCGAGTACGACGAAGCAAAGGCAGAACAGGCAGCTTTAGAAGAAAGAATTGCATATTTAGAACAACTTATCAATAATGCCAAGATTATTGATAAAGATGAAGTTTCTACTGATTTTGTTGGAATTGGTACAAACGTGAAAATTCAGAATTTAGATACTGGGGATGTATTTGAATATTCGATAGTTGGTTCAAAGGAAGCAGACCCTCTGAATTTTAAGATTTCTGATGAGTCGCCTGTTGGCAAAGCTTTGATAGGTAAGAAAGTTGGAGATGTTGTTGAGGTAATAGTACCCGCAGGGAAGTTCAAATATAAGATACTTGAGATATCAAAATAAAAAGACGGAGTTGGTGAGTGGTTATGCAGGATTTTGAATTTACGCAGGAAGAGCTAAACGAACAGATACAAAACAGGATAAAAAAACTAAAAGAGCTTCAGCAGAATAAATACAATCCATATGAAAAGGTAAAGTACGACCCGACACATTATTCTATAGATATTAAAGAGAACTTTGAATTGTTCGAAGGCAAGTTTGTGTGTGTTGCGGGAAGAATGCTTTCAAA
Proteins encoded in this region:
- the glnA gene encoding type I glutamate--ammonia ligase; this encodes MKNYTKEDIIRICKEQDVKFIRLQFVDIFGILKNVAVPVEQLEAVLNNEIMFDGSSIEGFVRIQESDMYLRPDLNTFTIFPWRPSPNKVARLICDVYLPDGTPFPGCPRGVLKKMLKKAEEMGFKFFVGPEIEFFLFLTDENGNPTLQTHDQGGYFDLAPVDLGEDARRDMVLTLEEMGFEIEASHHEVAPGQHEIDFKYDDALYTADNVVTFKLVVKTIAQRHGLHATFMPKPIFGINGSGMHTNMSLARVSDGKNAFLDPNDKLQLSKEAYYFIGGLMKHAREFALVTNPLVNSYKRLVPGYEAPVYIAWSPRNRSPLIRVPAKRGQATRVELRCPDPSANPYLAFAAVLAAGLDGIKNKIEPPEPVEENIFIMSDEERAKHGIGSLPGSLEEAIKEFENSQLMRETLGDHIFEKYLEAKKLEWDDYRTKVHQWEIDAYLTKY
- the gltA gene encoding NADPH-dependent glutamate synthase, which encodes MDELKRVPIKEQEPVERIHNFDEVCLGYTPDEAAKEAQRCLQCKNAPCVKGCPVEVKIPEFIQLIKEYKFKESYFKILETNLLPAICGRVCPQETQCEQNCVRGIKGEPIAIGKLERFVADWFRQNCKFEFSKPQPNGRKVAIIGSGPAGLSCASSLAKMGYEVTIFEAFHKPGGVLYYGIPEFRLPKEVVEWEIENLKKMGVEFRTNMIFGKTFDLEDLKQEGFDAVFISSGAGLPNFLNIEGELLNGIYSANEFLTRINLMKAYKFPEYDTPIKLGKKVGVIGGGNVAMDAARVARRLGSEVYILYRRTEAEMPARKEEIAHAKEEGIKIVELVSPVRFIGDESGHVRALELVKMKLSDPDNSGRRGVKPVDGSNFVFEADNFIVAIGQSPNPLVKKAIPELELNSNGSIKVDENLMTNIEGIFAGGDIVTGAATVILAMGMGKRAAQSIDRYLNLKKHKNL
- a CDS encoding sulfide/dihydroorotate dehydrogenase-like FAD/NAD-binding protein; the protein is MNEIFIKQNLAPNVWLMGIYSPLVAKKAKPGQFVILRVTQNGERIPLTIADFDNEKGIVYIIFQVVGKTTSLLSQLNPGDRVIDFVGPLGMPYEHSPEDKDYLFIAGGLGIPAIFSKIKMLHSQGKNIDIIIGGRSKENIFFENELKKYCNNLYISTNDGSYGKKGFVTDILNELLESGKRYDEIFAVGPVPMMKAVVDITKRFSIKTLVSLNPIMVDGTGMCGGCRVKIGNEVKFACVDGPIFNGFEVDFDGLLKRNSYYQDLENISYKEHKCKIGLGE
- a CDS encoding sporulation transcriptional regulator SpoIIID; amino-acid sequence: MKEDIEKRVILAAEIMVKYNATVRKVARILGVSKSTIHNDLTERLLYIDKGLYRQVRAILEKNKQERHIRGGLATKRKYLIKKSQLLSKNSGII
- the mazG gene encoding nucleoside triphosphate pyrophosphohydrolase; the encoded protein is MRASFEELVEIMDILRNKCPWDRQQTHESLKKYLIEETYEVIEAIDEKDFIKLKEELGDLLLQVVFHAKIAQENGKFDIYEVIYDICQKMKRRHTHVFGGDNFSTAEEVLQNWDKIKNSEKEVETVTDSMKRIPKHLPALMRSYKVQEKAAKVGFDWESYEGALNKVYEELEELKECLSKNEKKEKIEEEIGDILFAVVNIARFFNVDPEEALHRTAEKFITRFSYVEESVSKQGKKLNEMSLEDMDKFWEEAKKV
- a CDS encoding HU family DNA-binding protein, whose product is MNKTDLISAMAEKSGLTKKDAEKALNAFVDAVTEALSKGEKVQLVGFGSFEVRERAERVGRNPQTQEEIKIPATKVPVFKAGKMLKDAVAK
- a CDS encoding RNA-binding S4 domain-containing protein, which translates into the protein MRIDKYLKVSRIIKRRTLAQQACEAGRVFVNGKVAKPSTNVKVGDLIEVHFGDRIFKCKVTSVDEKVQKSLASSMYEVME
- a CDS encoding YabP/YqfC family sporulation protein yields the protein MDERKNIKSKIHSVLIENREKITINGVDDVESFDENNIILIVNDELLVIKGFDLRINKINTETGEVFIEGQIYSLEFGESPKKGLLSRLFK
- the yabQ gene encoding spore cortex biosynthesis protein YabQ, with product MPASVFEQISDFTSCFFLGFAVGVVFDSFFFKRILKRRTKELLFFISSIISTAILIAGLMFINFYTLKWYTFLAVTCGIYVHKNTISPLYRGFLKKVNKVLSFNKR
- a CDS encoding FtsB family cell division protein, which produces MKKLFKVLKRVFVLIFVIAFFVYSATTVFKQQMILRQVKAQQREVIVQIEKIKKENEYLKRLAQYVGTKDYIQQVAREKLGLVGKDEIVFIDKNKKKKE